A genomic region of Metopolophium dirhodum isolate CAU chromosome 1, ASM1992520v1, whole genome shotgun sequence contains the following coding sequences:
- the LOC132935891 gene encoding uncharacterized protein LOC132935891, translating into MSSEQIEIAIIQIIEELLVIKRKYGAREKRIWVKKWIKRRNQFGASNTLLKELAVEDPKSYFNFLRINEEMFNTLLEKVRLRIQKQDTMMRCALPPKLKLEVTLRYLATGDSFKTLQYISMVKRTHVLCKNLCIFQEWHSKI; encoded by the exons atgtcaTCTGAACAAATTGAGATtgctataatacaaataatcgAAGAATTACttgttattaaaagaaaatacggGGCACGTGAAAAAAGGATTTGGGTTAAAAAATGGATTAAACGTAGAAATCAATTTGGTGCATCTAATACACTTCTAAAAGAGTTAGCTGTAGAAGATCCAAAAAGCTACttcaattttttaagaattaatgAAGAAATGTTCAACACACTACTTGAAAAG GTTAGACTCAGAATTCAAAAGCAAGATACGATGATGAGGTGTGCATTGCCTCCTAAGTTGAAGCTAGAAGTTACGTTACGTTACTTAGCAACTGGGGATTCTTTCAAAACACTGCAGTATATATCGATGGTTAAGCGCACACATGTGTTATGTAAAaatttatgcatttttcaaGAATGGCATTCAAAGATTTAG
- the LOC132938549 gene encoding putative nuclease HARBI1, translated as FQWLTFQNQPCGQNLYYGIKTFTIQVPREKSQWQKIVHGFENIWNFPLCIGAIDGKHIVIKCPSNTGSDYYNYKGTFSIVLLALVDHEYNFTCIDIGSYGSNCDAGIFAKSSLKKALEENKLDVPNNCVILGNEAFPLQTYLMKPYGRRNHLSIREKIYNYRHCRARRIVENAFGILSSRFRVFRRPISLTPEKTIKLVKAACALHNWIRKNGTSSNSISVDTEMGHIIPGSWRKDSDHSGLIHLGAPMQRNFTTEARQKRDYFADYFIGEGAVNWQNQMID; from the coding sequence gttcCACGTGAAAAATCACAATGGCAAAAAATAGTTCatggatttgaaaatatttggaattttcCCTTATGTATTGGAGCTATTGACGGgaaacatattgttattaaatgtcCATCAAATACGGGGTCTGATTACTACAACTACAAAGGTACTTTTAGTATTGTACTATTAGCCTTGGTTGACCATGAATATAATTTCACTTGTATTGACATTGGAAGCTATGGAAGTAATTGCGACGCAGGAATATTTGCAAAATCATCTCTTAAAAAAGCGttagaagaaaataaattagatgTACCAAACAATTGTGTGATTTTGGGTAACGAGGCTTTTCCGTTGCAAACATACTTAATGAAGCCATATGGAAGACGTAACCATTTAAGTATtcgtgaaaaaatatataattatagacaCTGCCGTGCAAGGCGAATAGTTGAAAATGCATTCGGAATTTTGTCTAGTCGTTTTCGTGTGTTTAGACGACCCATCTCATTAACACCagaaaaaaccataaaattagTGAAAGCAGCTTGTGCATTACATAACTGGATTCGTAAGAATGGAACGTCATCTAACTCTATCTCAGTCGACACAGAAATGGGACATATAATACCAGGATCATGGCGTAAAGATTCCGACCATTCAGGTTTAATACATTTAGGAGCACCAATGCAACGAAATTTTACAACAGAGGCAAGACAAAAAAGAGATTATTTTGCTGACTATTTTATTGGGGAAGGTGCTGTGAATTGGCAAAACCAAATGAtcgactaa